In the genome of Croceimicrobium hydrocarbonivorans, one region contains:
- a CDS encoding VOC family protein yields MKFAYTILYVPNVQESLNFYQRAFGFEIKFVSPQGDYGELISGETTLSFASNELGEANFKQGFQKADGQTKPWGVELAFSSEEVEADFQRALEAGATLYEEIKQKPWGQKVGYLRDLNGFLIEMCSPM; encoded by the coding sequence ATGAAATTCGCCTACACCATTTTATACGTTCCCAATGTGCAAGAAAGCCTCAACTTTTACCAGCGGGCTTTTGGTTTTGAAATCAAGTTTGTGAGTCCGCAAGGAGATTATGGCGAACTGATTAGCGGTGAAACCACCTTGTCTTTTGCTTCCAATGAATTGGGAGAAGCTAATTTTAAGCAAGGCTTTCAAAAGGCGGATGGCCAAACAAAACCCTGGGGCGTAGAATTGGCCTTTAGCAGTGAAGAAGTAGAAGCTGATTTCCAAAGGGCATTAGAAGCTGGCGCCACTTTATACGAGGAAATCAAGCAAAAACCCTGGGGCCAGAAAGTAGGCTATTTACGAGATTTGAATGGTTTCTTGATTGAGATGTGCAGCCCGATGTAG
- a CDS encoding serine hydrolase domain-containing protein, with the protein MAPSSKLSTLLIISLLFGFAQAQSINDEFQMVLDSTFHSHPKAIGIQVAIVANDPSLNWNSAVGFSSVKKQEALGDYQACLIASNTKTYVAAAVLKLVELGQLKLDDSIGSLLSEDTRNLLEETGYKTDSISIRNLLSHSSGIRDYVDIHYLDLVNEDPQYAWSRDEQIELAMQAGGPLAPPNQVFQYGDINYLLATEIIERLQGKPFYTAIRELLGFEELGLKSTWFYPLEAYPVEQGSIAHQYWAEANWDSDAMNPSWDLFGGGGLAANAFEMAIFYQKLFSAAIIRDTNLLAEMTQPVLPESNYALGLRRIAFHGRTAYYHGGFWGTDVMYLPDYQLSIAVVCLEKDQRDLNAELSEALVLRIEAYLRNSK; encoded by the coding sequence ATGGCCCCGAGTTCAAAGCTTTCTACACTACTTATAATTAGCCTGCTTTTTGGGTTTGCCCAGGCTCAATCCATAAATGATGAATTTCAAATGGTATTGGATTCCACATTCCATTCCCACCCAAAAGCGATTGGAATTCAAGTGGCCATTGTAGCAAATGATCCAAGCTTAAACTGGAATTCGGCTGTTGGCTTTAGTTCAGTCAAAAAGCAGGAAGCATTAGGTGATTACCAAGCTTGTTTGATTGCAAGCAATACCAAAACTTATGTAGCTGCTGCGGTATTGAAATTGGTAGAATTAGGTCAGCTGAAGCTGGATGATTCTATCGGTTCCTTGTTAAGTGAGGATACCCGAAATTTACTGGAAGAGACGGGCTATAAAACTGATTCGATTAGCATTCGGAATCTACTTTCCCATAGTTCGGGAATTCGCGACTATGTAGATATCCATTATTTGGACTTGGTAAATGAAGATCCCCAATATGCTTGGTCTAGAGACGAGCAAATTGAATTGGCGATGCAAGCGGGAGGTCCACTGGCGCCTCCTAACCAGGTCTTTCAATACGGAGATATCAATTACCTTTTGGCAACGGAGATTATTGAAAGGCTGCAGGGAAAGCCCTTTTATACTGCCATTCGGGAACTTTTGGGTTTTGAGGAGTTGGGTTTGAAATCAACCTGGTTTTATCCGCTCGAAGCCTATCCAGTAGAACAGGGTTCTATAGCTCATCAATATTGGGCAGAAGCAAATTGGGATTCGGATGCGATGAATCCATCCTGGGATTTGTTTGGCGGGGGTGGATTGGCAGCGAATGCTTTTGAAATGGCCATCTTTTATCAAAAGCTGTTTAGTGCCGCTATTATTCGTGATACTAACCTTTTGGCTGAAATGACACAACCGGTGCTCCCCGAATCCAACTACGCTTTAGGTCTTCGCAGGATAGCCTTTCACGGTCGCACTGCCTATTACCATGGCGGCTTTTGGGGGACGGATGTAATGTACTTGCCCGACTATCAATTAAGCATCGCAGTAGTGTGTTTGGAAAAAGATCAAAGAGACCTAAATGCAGAGCTTAGTGAGGCCTTGGTATTGCGCATTGAGGCTTACCTTCGAAACTCGAAATAA